The window GCGCTGCGGGACTGGGCAGGCTGGTGGCATTCGCGGGGATGCTGGTCCTCGCTTCCGCCGGCCTGGCGGTGATCCTGCACACGTCCGAACTGCTGTTCTACGCGATCAAGATCGTGGGCGCGGCCTATCTGTTTTACCTGGCCGTACAACTGTGGCGCGCGCCAGCGGCGGCGCAGGATGCCGCGCAGTCGCCAGCCGCCGGCTTGTTCGGTCTTGCGCGCCAGGAGTTCCTGGTCGCTGCCGGCAACCCCAAGGCGATCCTGATCTTCACCGCCTTCCTGCCGCAGTTCGTCAGCCCCGCCGAAGCATCCGCGCCGCAGTTTGCGGTGCT of the Massilia violaceinigra genome contains:
- a CDS encoding LysE family translocator; the encoded protein is MDAATLTLFVPACFALNMAPGPNNLLSLSNATRYGFRQSCAAGLGRLVAFAGMLVLASAGLAVILHTSELLFYAIKIVGAAYLFYLAVQLWRAPAAAQDAAQSPAAGLFGLARQEFLVAAGNPKAILIFTAFLPQFVSPAEASAPQFAVLGILFLLLELLAIAAYAYMGVHLRRWFAQPRGQRIFNRSCAVLLAGAGTGLLAARR